From the Manis javanica isolate MJ-LG chromosome 13, MJ_LKY, whole genome shotgun sequence genome, one window contains:
- the NR2C2AP gene encoding nuclear receptor 2C2-associated protein, whose product MTHSLVCGETVTRVSSVLNRNTRQFGKKHMFDQDEETCWNSDQGSSQWVILEFPQRICVSQLQIQFQGGFSSRRGHLEGSQGKEALTKIVDFYPEDNNSLQTFPVPAAKVDRLRVTFEDATDFFGRMVIYHLRVLGEKA is encoded by the exons ATGACCCACTCTTTGGTTTGTGGGGAAACAGTGACCAG GGTGAGTTCGGTGCTGAATCGCAACACCCGGCAGTTTGGAAAGAAGCACATGTTCGACCAGGACGAGGAGACGTGCTGGAACTCCGACCAA GGCTCCTCGCAGTGGGTGATCCTCGAGTTTCCCCAGCGCATCTGTGTTTCACAGCTACAGATCCAGTTCCAGGGGGGCTTCTCCAGTCGCCGGGGCCACCTGGAAG GTTCCCAGGGGAAGGAGGCGCTCACTAAGATCGTGGACTTCTACCCTGAGGACAACAACTCACTTCAG ACCTTCCCTGTGCCAGCTGCCAAGGTGGACCGGCTGAGAGTGACATTTGAGGATGCCACTGACTTTTTTGGCCGCATGGTCATCTACCATCTGCGGGTGCTGGGGGAGAAGGCGTAA
- the RFXANK gene encoding DNA-binding protein RFXANK isoform X4 has protein sequence MSESEEGSTPGGGRKVCELGPQVLGDPGFRRRVTEEALWSPMEPIQPAEDLSLAQQMFTPEFGDPEEPGDEATDGSDTVVLSIFPCTLEPETPEPNAGSSSPQGSSLKHSTTLTNRQRGNEVSALPATLDSLSIHQLAAQGELSQLKEHLRKGDNLINKPDEHGFTPLIWASAFGEIETVRFLLEWGADPHILAKERESALSLASTGGYTDIVGLLLERDVDINIYDWNGGTPLLYAVRGNHVKCVEALLARGADLTTEADSGYTPMDLAVALGYRKVQQVIENHILKLFQSNLVPTDPE, from the exons ATGAGCGAGAGTGAGGAAGGAAGCACACCGGGAGGCGG GAGAAAAGTTTGTGAATTGGGCCCCCAAGTTTTGGGGGACCCGGGCTTCCGGCGTAGGGTGACAGAGGAGGCTCTTTGGAG CCCCATGGAGCCCATCCAGCCTGCAGAGGACCTCAGCCTGGCCCAGCAAATGTtcaccccagaatttggggacCCTGAAGAGCCCGGGGATGAGGCCACCGATGGCTCAGACACCGTGGTGCTCAGTATCTTCCCCTGCACCCTAGAGCCTGAGACTCCTGAACCAAATGCTGGCTCCTCCTCACCTCAGG GCAGTTCCCTGAAGCACTCCACAACCCTCACCAACCGGCAGCGGGGAAATGAGGTCTCGGCCCTGCCAGCCACCCTGGACT CCTTGTCCATCCACCAGCTTGCAGCCCAGGGGGAGCTGAGCCAGCTGAAGGAGCATCTGAGGAAAG GTGACAACCTCATCAACAAGCCAGATGAGCATGGCTTCACCCCCCTCATCTGGGCCTCTGCCTTCGGGGAGATTGAGACTGTCCGCTTCTTGCTTGAGTGG GGTGCCGACCCCCACATCCTGGCAAAGGAGCGGGAGAGCGCCTTGTCACTGGCCAGCACAGGTGGCTACACAGACATTGTGGGGCTGCTGCTTGAGCGTGATGTGGACATCAACATCTATGACTGG AATGGAGGGACACCACTGCTGTATGCTGTGCGCGGGAACCACGTGAAGTGCGTCGAGGCCTTGCTAG CCCGAGGAGCCGATCTCACCACCGAGGCCGATTCTGGCTACACCCCAATGGACCTTGCTGTGGCCCTGGGATACCGGAAAG TGCAACAGGTGATCGAGAACCACATCCTCAAGCTTTTCCAGAGCAACCTGGTGCCCACTGATCCTGAGTGA
- the RFXANK gene encoding DNA-binding protein RFXANK isoform X3 gives MSESEEGSTPGGGRKVCELGPQVLGDPGFRRRVTEEALWSPMEPIQPAEDLSLAQQMFTPEFGDPEEPGDEATDGSDTVVLSIFPCTLEPETPEPNAGSSSPQAGSSLKHSTTLTNRQRGNEVSALPATLDSLSIHQLAAQGELSQLKEHLRKGDNLINKPDEHGFTPLIWASAFGEIETVRFLLEWGADPHILAKERESALSLASTGGYTDIVGLLLERDVDINIYDWNGGTPLLYAVRGNHVKCVEALLARGADLTTEADSGYTPMDLAVALGYRKVQQVIENHILKLFQSNLVPTDPE, from the exons ATGAGCGAGAGTGAGGAAGGAAGCACACCGGGAGGCGG GAGAAAAGTTTGTGAATTGGGCCCCCAAGTTTTGGGGGACCCGGGCTTCCGGCGTAGGGTGACAGAGGAGGCTCTTTGGAG CCCCATGGAGCCCATCCAGCCTGCAGAGGACCTCAGCCTGGCCCAGCAAATGTtcaccccagaatttggggacCCTGAAGAGCCCGGGGATGAGGCCACCGATGGCTCAGACACCGTGGTGCTCAGTATCTTCCCCTGCACCCTAGAGCCTGAGACTCCTGAACCAAATGCTGGCTCCTCCTCACCTCAGG CAGGCAGTTCCCTGAAGCACTCCACAACCCTCACCAACCGGCAGCGGGGAAATGAGGTCTCGGCCCTGCCAGCCACCCTGGACT CCTTGTCCATCCACCAGCTTGCAGCCCAGGGGGAGCTGAGCCAGCTGAAGGAGCATCTGAGGAAAG GTGACAACCTCATCAACAAGCCAGATGAGCATGGCTTCACCCCCCTCATCTGGGCCTCTGCCTTCGGGGAGATTGAGACTGTCCGCTTCTTGCTTGAGTGG GGTGCCGACCCCCACATCCTGGCAAAGGAGCGGGAGAGCGCCTTGTCACTGGCCAGCACAGGTGGCTACACAGACATTGTGGGGCTGCTGCTTGAGCGTGATGTGGACATCAACATCTATGACTGG AATGGAGGGACACCACTGCTGTATGCTGTGCGCGGGAACCACGTGAAGTGCGTCGAGGCCTTGCTAG CCCGAGGAGCCGATCTCACCACCGAGGCCGATTCTGGCTACACCCCAATGGACCTTGCTGTGGCCCTGGGATACCGGAAAG TGCAACAGGTGATCGAGAACCACATCCTCAAGCTTTTCCAGAGCAACCTGGTGCCCACTGATCCTGAGTGA
- the RFXANK gene encoding DNA-binding protein RFXANK isoform X2, which yields MSESEEGSTPGGGRKVCELGPQVLGDPGFRRRVTEEALWSPMEPIQPAEDLSLAQQMFTPEFGDPEEPGDEATDGSDTVVLSIFPCTLEPETPEPNAGSSSPQGRIFPPDSVVRDARTMECSSLKHSTTLTNRQRGNEVSALPATLDSLSIHQLAAQGELSQLKEHLRKGDNLINKPDEHGFTPLIWASAFGEIETVRFLLEWGADPHILAKERESALSLASTGGYTDIVGLLLERDVDINIYDWNGGTPLLYAVRGNHVKCVEALLARGADLTTEADSGYTPMDLAVALGYRKVQQVIENHILKLFQSNLVPTDPE from the exons ATGAGCGAGAGTGAGGAAGGAAGCACACCGGGAGGCGG GAGAAAAGTTTGTGAATTGGGCCCCCAAGTTTTGGGGGACCCGGGCTTCCGGCGTAGGGTGACAGAGGAGGCTCTTTGGAG CCCCATGGAGCCCATCCAGCCTGCAGAGGACCTCAGCCTGGCCCAGCAAATGTtcaccccagaatttggggacCCTGAAGAGCCCGGGGATGAGGCCACCGATGGCTCAGACACCGTGGTGCTCAGTATCTTCCCCTGCACCCTAGAGCCTGAGACTCCTGAACCAAATGCTGGCTCCTCCTCACCTCAGGGTAGGATTTTTCCCCCGGACTCCGTCGTCAGGGATGCAAGGACCATGGAAT GCAGTTCCCTGAAGCACTCCACAACCCTCACCAACCGGCAGCGGGGAAATGAGGTCTCGGCCCTGCCAGCCACCCTGGACT CCTTGTCCATCCACCAGCTTGCAGCCCAGGGGGAGCTGAGCCAGCTGAAGGAGCATCTGAGGAAAG GTGACAACCTCATCAACAAGCCAGATGAGCATGGCTTCACCCCCCTCATCTGGGCCTCTGCCTTCGGGGAGATTGAGACTGTCCGCTTCTTGCTTGAGTGG GGTGCCGACCCCCACATCCTGGCAAAGGAGCGGGAGAGCGCCTTGTCACTGGCCAGCACAGGTGGCTACACAGACATTGTGGGGCTGCTGCTTGAGCGTGATGTGGACATCAACATCTATGACTGG AATGGAGGGACACCACTGCTGTATGCTGTGCGCGGGAACCACGTGAAGTGCGTCGAGGCCTTGCTAG CCCGAGGAGCCGATCTCACCACCGAGGCCGATTCTGGCTACACCCCAATGGACCTTGCTGTGGCCCTGGGATACCGGAAAG TGCAACAGGTGATCGAGAACCACATCCTCAAGCTTTTCCAGAGCAACCTGGTGCCCACTGATCCTGAGTGA
- the RFXANK gene encoding DNA-binding protein RFXANK isoform X1 yields the protein MSESEEGSTPGGGRKVCELGPQVLGDPGFRRRVTEEALWSPMEPIQPAEDLSLAQQMFTPEFGDPEEPGDEATDGSDTVVLSIFPCTLEPETPEPNAGSSSPQGRIFPPDSVVRDARTMESGSSLKHSTTLTNRQRGNEVSALPATLDSLSIHQLAAQGELSQLKEHLRKGDNLINKPDEHGFTPLIWASAFGEIETVRFLLEWGADPHILAKERESALSLASTGGYTDIVGLLLERDVDINIYDWNGGTPLLYAVRGNHVKCVEALLARGADLTTEADSGYTPMDLAVALGYRKVQQVIENHILKLFQSNLVPTDPE from the exons ATGAGCGAGAGTGAGGAAGGAAGCACACCGGGAGGCGG GAGAAAAGTTTGTGAATTGGGCCCCCAAGTTTTGGGGGACCCGGGCTTCCGGCGTAGGGTGACAGAGGAGGCTCTTTGGAG CCCCATGGAGCCCATCCAGCCTGCAGAGGACCTCAGCCTGGCCCAGCAAATGTtcaccccagaatttggggacCCTGAAGAGCCCGGGGATGAGGCCACCGATGGCTCAGACACCGTGGTGCTCAGTATCTTCCCCTGCACCCTAGAGCCTGAGACTCCTGAACCAAATGCTGGCTCCTCCTCACCTCAGGGTAGGATTTTTCCCCCGGACTCCGTCGTCAGGGATGCAAGGACCATGGAAT CAGGCAGTTCCCTGAAGCACTCCACAACCCTCACCAACCGGCAGCGGGGAAATGAGGTCTCGGCCCTGCCAGCCACCCTGGACT CCTTGTCCATCCACCAGCTTGCAGCCCAGGGGGAGCTGAGCCAGCTGAAGGAGCATCTGAGGAAAG GTGACAACCTCATCAACAAGCCAGATGAGCATGGCTTCACCCCCCTCATCTGGGCCTCTGCCTTCGGGGAGATTGAGACTGTCCGCTTCTTGCTTGAGTGG GGTGCCGACCCCCACATCCTGGCAAAGGAGCGGGAGAGCGCCTTGTCACTGGCCAGCACAGGTGGCTACACAGACATTGTGGGGCTGCTGCTTGAGCGTGATGTGGACATCAACATCTATGACTGG AATGGAGGGACACCACTGCTGTATGCTGTGCGCGGGAACCACGTGAAGTGCGTCGAGGCCTTGCTAG CCCGAGGAGCCGATCTCACCACCGAGGCCGATTCTGGCTACACCCCAATGGACCTTGCTGTGGCCCTGGGATACCGGAAAG TGCAACAGGTGATCGAGAACCACATCCTCAAGCTTTTCCAGAGCAACCTGGTGCCCACTGATCCTGAGTGA
- the RFXANK gene encoding DNA-binding protein RFXANK isoform X5 has translation MSESEEGSTPGGGPMEPIQPAEDLSLAQQMFTPEFGDPEEPGDEATDGSDTVVLSIFPCTLEPETPEPNAGSSSPQGRIFPPDSVVRDARTMESGSSLKHSTTLTNRQRGNEVSALPATLDSLSIHQLAAQGELSQLKEHLRKGDNLINKPDEHGFTPLIWASAFGEIETVRFLLEWGADPHILAKERESALSLASTGGYTDIVGLLLERDVDINIYDWNGGTPLLYAVRGNHVKCVEALLARGADLTTEADSGYTPMDLAVALGYRKVQQVIENHILKLFQSNLVPTDPE, from the exons ATGAGCGAGAGTGAGGAAGGAAGCACACCGGGAGGCGG CCCCATGGAGCCCATCCAGCCTGCAGAGGACCTCAGCCTGGCCCAGCAAATGTtcaccccagaatttggggacCCTGAAGAGCCCGGGGATGAGGCCACCGATGGCTCAGACACCGTGGTGCTCAGTATCTTCCCCTGCACCCTAGAGCCTGAGACTCCTGAACCAAATGCTGGCTCCTCCTCACCTCAGGGTAGGATTTTTCCCCCGGACTCCGTCGTCAGGGATGCAAGGACCATGGAAT CAGGCAGTTCCCTGAAGCACTCCACAACCCTCACCAACCGGCAGCGGGGAAATGAGGTCTCGGCCCTGCCAGCCACCCTGGACT CCTTGTCCATCCACCAGCTTGCAGCCCAGGGGGAGCTGAGCCAGCTGAAGGAGCATCTGAGGAAAG GTGACAACCTCATCAACAAGCCAGATGAGCATGGCTTCACCCCCCTCATCTGGGCCTCTGCCTTCGGGGAGATTGAGACTGTCCGCTTCTTGCTTGAGTGG GGTGCCGACCCCCACATCCTGGCAAAGGAGCGGGAGAGCGCCTTGTCACTGGCCAGCACAGGTGGCTACACAGACATTGTGGGGCTGCTGCTTGAGCGTGATGTGGACATCAACATCTATGACTGG AATGGAGGGACACCACTGCTGTATGCTGTGCGCGGGAACCACGTGAAGTGCGTCGAGGCCTTGCTAG CCCGAGGAGCCGATCTCACCACCGAGGCCGATTCTGGCTACACCCCAATGGACCTTGCTGTGGCCCTGGGATACCGGAAAG TGCAACAGGTGATCGAGAACCACATCCTCAAGCTTTTCCAGAGCAACCTGGTGCCCACTGATCCTGAGTGA
- the BORCS8 gene encoding BLOC-1-related complex subunit 8 isoform X2 — translation MEEPEMQLKGKKGLLWISRTWYWKNAWGVAIMRIVALFMFTLWVTDKFTESVYVLANEPSVALYRLQEHVRRSLPELAQHKADMQRWEEQSQGAIYTVEYACSAVKNLVDSSVYFRSVEGLLKQAISIRDHMHAAAQGHR, via the exons ATGGAGGAACCGGAGATGCAGCTCAAGGGGAAGAAAG GATTGCTGTGGATTTCAAGGACCTGGTACTGGAAGAACGCCTGGGGCGTGGCAATCATGCGTATTGTGGCCTTGTTTATGTTTACGCTTTGGG TCACAGACAAGTTCACTGAGAGCGTCTATGTCCTGGCCAACGAGCCTTCTGTGGCCCTGTACCGGCTGCAGGAGCATGTGCGCCGCTCTCTGCCCGAGCTGGCCCAGCATAAG GCCGATATGCAGCGGTGGGAGGAGCAGAGCCAAGGAGCCATTTACACGGTGGAATACGCCTGCAG CGCCGTGAAGAACCTCGTCGACAGCAGCGTCTACTTCCGCAGCGTGGAGGGTCTCCTCAAACAGGCCATCAGCATCCGGGACCACATGCACGCTGCAGCCCAGGGCCACAGGTAG
- the BORCS8 gene encoding BLOC-1-related complex subunit 8 isoform X1: MEEPEMQLKGKKGLLWISRTWYWKNAWGVAIMRIVALFMFTLWVTDKFTESVYVLANEPSVALYRLQEHVRRSLPELAQHKADMQRWEEQSQGAIYTVEYACSAVKNLVDSSVYFRSVEGLLKQAISIRDHMHAAAQGHSPEEPPPPFSA; encoded by the exons ATGGAGGAACCGGAGATGCAGCTCAAGGGGAAGAAAG GATTGCTGTGGATTTCAAGGACCTGGTACTGGAAGAACGCCTGGGGCGTGGCAATCATGCGTATTGTGGCCTTGTTTATGTTTACGCTTTGGG TCACAGACAAGTTCACTGAGAGCGTCTATGTCCTGGCCAACGAGCCTTCTGTGGCCCTGTACCGGCTGCAGGAGCATGTGCGCCGCTCTCTGCCCGAGCTGGCCCAGCATAAG GCCGATATGCAGCGGTGGGAGGAGCAGAGCCAAGGAGCCATTTACACGGTGGAATACGCCTGCAG CGCCGTGAAGAACCTCGTCGACAGCAGCGTCTACTTCCGCAGCGTGGAGGGTCTCCTCAAACAGGCCATCAGCATCCGGGACCACATGCACGCTGCAGCCCAGGGCCACAG CCCCGAAGAGCCACCCCCACCCTTCTCTGCCTGA
- the BORCS8 gene encoding BLOC-1-related complex subunit 8 isoform X3, with product MEEPEMQLKGKKVTDKFTESVYVLANEPSVALYRLQEHVRRSLPELAQHKADMQRWEEQSQGAIYTVEYACSAVKNLVDSSVYFRSVEGLLKQAISIRDHMHAAAQGHSPEEPPPPFSA from the exons ATGGAGGAACCGGAGATGCAGCTCAAGGGGAAGAAAG TCACAGACAAGTTCACTGAGAGCGTCTATGTCCTGGCCAACGAGCCTTCTGTGGCCCTGTACCGGCTGCAGGAGCATGTGCGCCGCTCTCTGCCCGAGCTGGCCCAGCATAAG GCCGATATGCAGCGGTGGGAGGAGCAGAGCCAAGGAGCCATTTACACGGTGGAATACGCCTGCAG CGCCGTGAAGAACCTCGTCGACAGCAGCGTCTACTTCCGCAGCGTGGAGGGTCTCCTCAAACAGGCCATCAGCATCCGGGACCACATGCACGCTGCAGCCCAGGGCCACAG CCCCGAAGAGCCACCCCCACCCTTCTCTGCCTGA